A single Ptiloglossa arizonensis isolate GNS036 chromosome 2, iyPtiAriz1_principal, whole genome shotgun sequence DNA region contains:
- the LOC143143419 gene encoding late secretory pathway protein AVL9 homolog isoform X1, protein MAESVGPILHVIVVGFHHKKGCQVEYSFPPLVPGAPNECPLGWKYLPTLALPDGSHNYDEDTVYFHLPSLNDAKRTIYGISCFRQIPVEKLKNRTSDITRGTVQKSVCVLSTLPLYGHIQVKMALITHAYFDEGDFSKVSLLEDTYHHLNSCMSSETQIPSQVFVGLCARDFILQFRHKALLLFKLLLLEKKIVFYQSPVQPLCAAILTLLSLYPGMIEHGLQQAAYVRPSRPMSPIPTFDEEEISTNNIDNNVSSINSVKDNISDTLKEQVNGNSNKNSLCINDNKSVETMEDKYMDGFRNMTLQKNNNENENLNMKVIEVESAQECTESYAEENNSMYSGKPNDYVHRVQSVTTITLGTTDTDNTLPRDTSNDALSDARLTNNITQIAHVNPELCGLPLNVFMKGYLCLPYLSLPYLDLLADSNVRGYIVGVTNILFKQKKQLIDVLVEVDNTRIEATDPELRRQLHLTTEDLRFADYVVRHVAEPRKDIFLDGVGWEGGDEWIRTQFRVYLLSMLRTSMQQDTRQSDHYNSAFITAWRSTNNYKMWSNSNKPEINNIEPGHPFAGQLSVQDMKLRLSHTMQNTESGRKLNQAMASTGRAVATTGKAVGGALSQAKGAFSNWWSTLTTVQPAEEGKADNQTPNIHQTFSTITNNTTIKDEEINVSTNNTNLGVVVE, encoded by the exons ATGGCAGAATCTGTTGGACCAATACTTCATGTGATTGTAGTTGGATTTCATCACAAAAAAGGATGTCAA GTAGAATATTCATTTCCTCCCTTGGTGCCTGGTGCTCCAAATGaatgtccactaggctggaaaTATTTACCAACTCTTGCTTTACCAGATGGATCTCATAATTATGATGAAGATACAGTTTACTTCCATTTACCTAGTCTGAATGATGCAAAACGCACGATATATGGTATTTCATGTTTTAGACAAATCCCTGTTGAG AAGTTAAAAAACCGCACATCTGACATAACAAGGGGCACTGTACAAAAATCTGTTTGTGTGTTAAGTACATTACCATTATATGGTCATATTCAAGTAAAAATGGCTTTAATAACACATGCATACTTTGATGAAGGTGATTTTAGTAAGGTGTCATTATTAGAAGACACTTACCATCATCTTAATTCTTGTATGAGTAGTGAGACTCAAATACCATCACAAGTCTTTGTTG GATTATGTGCAAGGGATTTTATTCTACAATTTCGCCATAAAGCACTTCTGTTATTTAAACTACTtctgttagaaaaaaaaatagttttttatCAATCACCTGTGCAACCATTATGTGCAGCAATATTGACATTACTCTCATTATATCCGGGTATGATTGAACATGGCCTACAACAAGCTGCTTATGTTAG aCCATCTAGACCTATGTCTCCAATTCCTACATTTGATGAAGAAGAAATATCAACAAATAATATAGATAACAATGTATCCTCTATAAATTCTGTTAAAGATAACATATCAGATACACTGAAAGAGCAGGTTAATGgtaattctaataaaaattcattgtgTATAAATGATAATAAATCTGTTGAAACTATGGAAGACAAATACATGGATGGATTTAGAAACATGACATTACAAAAGAATAACAATGAAAACGAAAATCTAAATATGAAAGTTATTGAGGTTGAATCTGCACAAGAGTGTACAGAGTCATATGCAGAGGAAAATAATTCTATGTATTCTGGAAAACCAAATGACTATGTACACAGAGTACAAAGTGTAACTACAATTACATTAGGAACAACAGATACTGACAATACTTTACCACGTGACACAAGTAATgatgcactttcagatgcacgttTAACAAATAATATTACTCAAATTGCTCATGTAAATCCAGAACTTTGTGGCTTACCTTTAAATGTATTTATGAAG GGTTATTTATGTTTACCATATCTGTCCTTACCATATTTGGATCTTTTGGCAGATAGTAATGTTAGAGGGTACATAGTGGgagtaacaaatattttatttaagcaaaagaAACAACTTATTGATGTACTGGTAGAA GTTGACAATACACGGATAGAAGCAACTGATCcagaattgagaagacaattacATCTTACAACAGAAGATCTAAGATTTGCAGATTACGTAGTTAGGCATGTAGCAGAACCTCGTAAAGATATTTTTTTGGATGGTGTAGGTTGGGAAGGTGGAGATGAATGGATCAGAACTCAATTTCGAGTCTATTTATTGAGTATGTTACGGACATCTATGCAACAAGATACTCGTCAGTCTGATCATTACAACTCGGCATTTATTACTGCTTGGCGTtcaacaaataactataaaatGTGGAGTAACTCTAATAAGCCAGAAATCAATAATATAGAACCTGGCCATCCATTTGCAGGGCAATTATCAGTGCAAGATATGAAATTACGATTATCACA TACAATGCAAAATACAGAAAGTGGTAGAAAGTTAAATCAAGCAATGGCATCAACTGGAAGAGCAGTTGCAACAACAGGGAAAGCTGTAG GTGGTGCACTTTCACAAGCTAAAGGAGCTTTTTCTAACTGGTGGAGTACATTAACTACAGTTCAACCAGCTGAGGAAGGAAAAGCTGACAATCAAACTCCCAATATACATCAAACATTTTcaactataactaataacactACTATAAAAGATGAAGAAATTAATGTGTCTACTAATAACACAAATCTAGGAGTTGTTGTAGAATAA
- the LOC143143419 gene encoding late secretory pathway protein AVL9 homolog isoform X3 — protein sequence MAESVGPILHVIVVGFHHKKGCQKLKNRTSDITRGTVQKSVCVLSTLPLYGHIQVKMALITHAYFDEGDFSKVSLLEDTYHHLNSCMSSETQIPSQVFVGLCARDFILQFRHKALLLFKLLLLEKKIVFYQSPVQPLCAAILTLLSLYPGMIEHGLQQAAYVRPSRPMSPIPTFDEEEISTNNIDNNVSSINSVKDNISDTLKEQVNGNSNKNSLCINDNKSVETMEDKYMDGFRNMTLQKNNNENENLNMKVIEVESAQECTESYAEENNSMYSGKPNDYVHRVQSVTTITLGTTDTDNTLPRDTSNDALSDARLTNNITQIAHVNPELCGLPLNVFMKGYLCLPYLSLPYLDLLADSNVRGYIVGVTNILFKQKKQLIDVLVEVDNTRIEATDPELRRQLHLTTEDLRFADYVVRHVAEPRKDIFLDGVGWEGGDEWIRTQFRVYLLSMLRTSMQQDTRQSDHYNSAFITAWRSTNNYKMWSNSNKPEINNIEPGHPFAGQLSVQDMKLRLSHTMQNTESGRKLNQAMASTGRAVATTGKAVGGALSQAKGAFSNWWSTLTTVQPAEEGKADNQTPNIHQTFSTITNNTTIKDEEINVSTNNTNLGVVVE from the exons ATGGCAGAATCTGTTGGACCAATACTTCATGTGATTGTAGTTGGATTTCATCACAAAAAAGGATGTCAA AAGTTAAAAAACCGCACATCTGACATAACAAGGGGCACTGTACAAAAATCTGTTTGTGTGTTAAGTACATTACCATTATATGGTCATATTCAAGTAAAAATGGCTTTAATAACACATGCATACTTTGATGAAGGTGATTTTAGTAAGGTGTCATTATTAGAAGACACTTACCATCATCTTAATTCTTGTATGAGTAGTGAGACTCAAATACCATCACAAGTCTTTGTTG GATTATGTGCAAGGGATTTTATTCTACAATTTCGCCATAAAGCACTTCTGTTATTTAAACTACTtctgttagaaaaaaaaatagttttttatCAATCACCTGTGCAACCATTATGTGCAGCAATATTGACATTACTCTCATTATATCCGGGTATGATTGAACATGGCCTACAACAAGCTGCTTATGTTAG aCCATCTAGACCTATGTCTCCAATTCCTACATTTGATGAAGAAGAAATATCAACAAATAATATAGATAACAATGTATCCTCTATAAATTCTGTTAAAGATAACATATCAGATACACTGAAAGAGCAGGTTAATGgtaattctaataaaaattcattgtgTATAAATGATAATAAATCTGTTGAAACTATGGAAGACAAATACATGGATGGATTTAGAAACATGACATTACAAAAGAATAACAATGAAAACGAAAATCTAAATATGAAAGTTATTGAGGTTGAATCTGCACAAGAGTGTACAGAGTCATATGCAGAGGAAAATAATTCTATGTATTCTGGAAAACCAAATGACTATGTACACAGAGTACAAAGTGTAACTACAATTACATTAGGAACAACAGATACTGACAATACTTTACCACGTGACACAAGTAATgatgcactttcagatgcacgttTAACAAATAATATTACTCAAATTGCTCATGTAAATCCAGAACTTTGTGGCTTACCTTTAAATGTATTTATGAAG GGTTATTTATGTTTACCATATCTGTCCTTACCATATTTGGATCTTTTGGCAGATAGTAATGTTAGAGGGTACATAGTGGgagtaacaaatattttatttaagcaaaagaAACAACTTATTGATGTACTGGTAGAA GTTGACAATACACGGATAGAAGCAACTGATCcagaattgagaagacaattacATCTTACAACAGAAGATCTAAGATTTGCAGATTACGTAGTTAGGCATGTAGCAGAACCTCGTAAAGATATTTTTTTGGATGGTGTAGGTTGGGAAGGTGGAGATGAATGGATCAGAACTCAATTTCGAGTCTATTTATTGAGTATGTTACGGACATCTATGCAACAAGATACTCGTCAGTCTGATCATTACAACTCGGCATTTATTACTGCTTGGCGTtcaacaaataactataaaatGTGGAGTAACTCTAATAAGCCAGAAATCAATAATATAGAACCTGGCCATCCATTTGCAGGGCAATTATCAGTGCAAGATATGAAATTACGATTATCACA TACAATGCAAAATACAGAAAGTGGTAGAAAGTTAAATCAAGCAATGGCATCAACTGGAAGAGCAGTTGCAACAACAGGGAAAGCTGTAG GTGGTGCACTTTCACAAGCTAAAGGAGCTTTTTCTAACTGGTGGAGTACATTAACTACAGTTCAACCAGCTGAGGAAGGAAAAGCTGACAATCAAACTCCCAATATACATCAAACATTTTcaactataactaataacactACTATAAAAGATGAAGAAATTAATGTGTCTACTAATAACACAAATCTAGGAGTTGTTGTAGAATAA
- the LOC143143419 gene encoding late secretory pathway protein AVL9 homolog isoform X2, producing the protein MSKYSFPPLVPGAPNECPLGWKYLPTLALPDGSHNYDEDTVYFHLPSLNDAKRTIYGISCFRQIPVEKLKNRTSDITRGTVQKSVCVLSTLPLYGHIQVKMALITHAYFDEGDFSKVSLLEDTYHHLNSCMSSETQIPSQVFVGLCARDFILQFRHKALLLFKLLLLEKKIVFYQSPVQPLCAAILTLLSLYPGMIEHGLQQAAYVRPSRPMSPIPTFDEEEISTNNIDNNVSSINSVKDNISDTLKEQVNGNSNKNSLCINDNKSVETMEDKYMDGFRNMTLQKNNNENENLNMKVIEVESAQECTESYAEENNSMYSGKPNDYVHRVQSVTTITLGTTDTDNTLPRDTSNDALSDARLTNNITQIAHVNPELCGLPLNVFMKGYLCLPYLSLPYLDLLADSNVRGYIVGVTNILFKQKKQLIDVLVEVDNTRIEATDPELRRQLHLTTEDLRFADYVVRHVAEPRKDIFLDGVGWEGGDEWIRTQFRVYLLSMLRTSMQQDTRQSDHYNSAFITAWRSTNNYKMWSNSNKPEINNIEPGHPFAGQLSVQDMKLRLSHTMQNTESGRKLNQAMASTGRAVATTGKAVGGALSQAKGAFSNWWSTLTTVQPAEEGKADNQTPNIHQTFSTITNNTTIKDEEINVSTNNTNLGVVVE; encoded by the exons ATGTCAA AATATTCATTTCCTCCCTTGGTGCCTGGTGCTCCAAATGaatgtccactaggctggaaaTATTTACCAACTCTTGCTTTACCAGATGGATCTCATAATTATGATGAAGATACAGTTTACTTCCATTTACCTAGTCTGAATGATGCAAAACGCACGATATATGGTATTTCATGTTTTAGACAAATCCCTGTTGAG AAGTTAAAAAACCGCACATCTGACATAACAAGGGGCACTGTACAAAAATCTGTTTGTGTGTTAAGTACATTACCATTATATGGTCATATTCAAGTAAAAATGGCTTTAATAACACATGCATACTTTGATGAAGGTGATTTTAGTAAGGTGTCATTATTAGAAGACACTTACCATCATCTTAATTCTTGTATGAGTAGTGAGACTCAAATACCATCACAAGTCTTTGTTG GATTATGTGCAAGGGATTTTATTCTACAATTTCGCCATAAAGCACTTCTGTTATTTAAACTACTtctgttagaaaaaaaaatagttttttatCAATCACCTGTGCAACCATTATGTGCAGCAATATTGACATTACTCTCATTATATCCGGGTATGATTGAACATGGCCTACAACAAGCTGCTTATGTTAG aCCATCTAGACCTATGTCTCCAATTCCTACATTTGATGAAGAAGAAATATCAACAAATAATATAGATAACAATGTATCCTCTATAAATTCTGTTAAAGATAACATATCAGATACACTGAAAGAGCAGGTTAATGgtaattctaataaaaattcattgtgTATAAATGATAATAAATCTGTTGAAACTATGGAAGACAAATACATGGATGGATTTAGAAACATGACATTACAAAAGAATAACAATGAAAACGAAAATCTAAATATGAAAGTTATTGAGGTTGAATCTGCACAAGAGTGTACAGAGTCATATGCAGAGGAAAATAATTCTATGTATTCTGGAAAACCAAATGACTATGTACACAGAGTACAAAGTGTAACTACAATTACATTAGGAACAACAGATACTGACAATACTTTACCACGTGACACAAGTAATgatgcactttcagatgcacgttTAACAAATAATATTACTCAAATTGCTCATGTAAATCCAGAACTTTGTGGCTTACCTTTAAATGTATTTATGAAG GGTTATTTATGTTTACCATATCTGTCCTTACCATATTTGGATCTTTTGGCAGATAGTAATGTTAGAGGGTACATAGTGGgagtaacaaatattttatttaagcaaaagaAACAACTTATTGATGTACTGGTAGAA GTTGACAATACACGGATAGAAGCAACTGATCcagaattgagaagacaattacATCTTACAACAGAAGATCTAAGATTTGCAGATTACGTAGTTAGGCATGTAGCAGAACCTCGTAAAGATATTTTTTTGGATGGTGTAGGTTGGGAAGGTGGAGATGAATGGATCAGAACTCAATTTCGAGTCTATTTATTGAGTATGTTACGGACATCTATGCAACAAGATACTCGTCAGTCTGATCATTACAACTCGGCATTTATTACTGCTTGGCGTtcaacaaataactataaaatGTGGAGTAACTCTAATAAGCCAGAAATCAATAATATAGAACCTGGCCATCCATTTGCAGGGCAATTATCAGTGCAAGATATGAAATTACGATTATCACA TACAATGCAAAATACAGAAAGTGGTAGAAAGTTAAATCAAGCAATGGCATCAACTGGAAGAGCAGTTGCAACAACAGGGAAAGCTGTAG GTGGTGCACTTTCACAAGCTAAAGGAGCTTTTTCTAACTGGTGGAGTACATTAACTACAGTTCAACCAGCTGAGGAAGGAAAAGCTGACAATCAAACTCCCAATATACATCAAACATTTTcaactataactaataacactACTATAAAAGATGAAGAAATTAATGTGTCTACTAATAACACAAATCTAGGAGTTGTTGTAGAATAA
- the LOC143143419 gene encoding late secretory pathway protein AVL9 homolog isoform X4: MALITHAYFDEGDFSKVSLLEDTYHHLNSCMSSETQIPSQVFVGLCARDFILQFRHKALLLFKLLLLEKKIVFYQSPVQPLCAAILTLLSLYPGMIEHGLQQAAYVRPSRPMSPIPTFDEEEISTNNIDNNVSSINSVKDNISDTLKEQVNGNSNKNSLCINDNKSVETMEDKYMDGFRNMTLQKNNNENENLNMKVIEVESAQECTESYAEENNSMYSGKPNDYVHRVQSVTTITLGTTDTDNTLPRDTSNDALSDARLTNNITQIAHVNPELCGLPLNVFMKGYLCLPYLSLPYLDLLADSNVRGYIVGVTNILFKQKKQLIDVLVEVDNTRIEATDPELRRQLHLTTEDLRFADYVVRHVAEPRKDIFLDGVGWEGGDEWIRTQFRVYLLSMLRTSMQQDTRQSDHYNSAFITAWRSTNNYKMWSNSNKPEINNIEPGHPFAGQLSVQDMKLRLSHTMQNTESGRKLNQAMASTGRAVATTGKAVGGALSQAKGAFSNWWSTLTTVQPAEEGKADNQTPNIHQTFSTITNNTTIKDEEINVSTNNTNLGVVVE; encoded by the exons ATGGCTTTAATAACACATGCATACTTTGATGAAGGTGATTTTAGTAAGGTGTCATTATTAGAAGACACTTACCATCATCTTAATTCTTGTATGAGTAGTGAGACTCAAATACCATCACAAGTCTTTGTTG GATTATGTGCAAGGGATTTTATTCTACAATTTCGCCATAAAGCACTTCTGTTATTTAAACTACTtctgttagaaaaaaaaatagttttttatCAATCACCTGTGCAACCATTATGTGCAGCAATATTGACATTACTCTCATTATATCCGGGTATGATTGAACATGGCCTACAACAAGCTGCTTATGTTAG aCCATCTAGACCTATGTCTCCAATTCCTACATTTGATGAAGAAGAAATATCAACAAATAATATAGATAACAATGTATCCTCTATAAATTCTGTTAAAGATAACATATCAGATACACTGAAAGAGCAGGTTAATGgtaattctaataaaaattcattgtgTATAAATGATAATAAATCTGTTGAAACTATGGAAGACAAATACATGGATGGATTTAGAAACATGACATTACAAAAGAATAACAATGAAAACGAAAATCTAAATATGAAAGTTATTGAGGTTGAATCTGCACAAGAGTGTACAGAGTCATATGCAGAGGAAAATAATTCTATGTATTCTGGAAAACCAAATGACTATGTACACAGAGTACAAAGTGTAACTACAATTACATTAGGAACAACAGATACTGACAATACTTTACCACGTGACACAAGTAATgatgcactttcagatgcacgttTAACAAATAATATTACTCAAATTGCTCATGTAAATCCAGAACTTTGTGGCTTACCTTTAAATGTATTTATGAAG GGTTATTTATGTTTACCATATCTGTCCTTACCATATTTGGATCTTTTGGCAGATAGTAATGTTAGAGGGTACATAGTGGgagtaacaaatattttatttaagcaaaagaAACAACTTATTGATGTACTGGTAGAA GTTGACAATACACGGATAGAAGCAACTGATCcagaattgagaagacaattacATCTTACAACAGAAGATCTAAGATTTGCAGATTACGTAGTTAGGCATGTAGCAGAACCTCGTAAAGATATTTTTTTGGATGGTGTAGGTTGGGAAGGTGGAGATGAATGGATCAGAACTCAATTTCGAGTCTATTTATTGAGTATGTTACGGACATCTATGCAACAAGATACTCGTCAGTCTGATCATTACAACTCGGCATTTATTACTGCTTGGCGTtcaacaaataactataaaatGTGGAGTAACTCTAATAAGCCAGAAATCAATAATATAGAACCTGGCCATCCATTTGCAGGGCAATTATCAGTGCAAGATATGAAATTACGATTATCACA TACAATGCAAAATACAGAAAGTGGTAGAAAGTTAAATCAAGCAATGGCATCAACTGGAAGAGCAGTTGCAACAACAGGGAAAGCTGTAG GTGGTGCACTTTCACAAGCTAAAGGAGCTTTTTCTAACTGGTGGAGTACATTAACTACAGTTCAACCAGCTGAGGAAGGAAAAGCTGACAATCAAACTCCCAATATACATCAAACATTTTcaactataactaataacactACTATAAAAGATGAAGAAATTAATGTGTCTACTAATAACACAAATCTAGGAGTTGTTGTAGAATAA